TCCTGCACCATCGTCCCGGCATAGCAGGTGATCTCGGGCAGGGGGCCGTCGAGCAGGGCAATGCGCAGGTCCAGATAAGCGAGCACGCGATCCGCCGCGTTGCTCAGGTCGTGATAGTCCGCCGCGGCGAACATCGCGCCGGTACCAGTCGCCCAGGCCCGCGCCGCTGCGATGGCCAGTGCGTCCTTGTTCGGGAAATGATGAAAGAATGCGCCCTTTGAGACACCCGCGGCGGTGCACAGCTCATTCACGCTGGTCGCCGCATAGCCCTGCTGCCGGAACAGGGTGAGGGCGGCGTCAGTCAGGCGCGTGGCGGCATCGGCGGGGCGTTCGGTCGTGCTCATGTCTGAATACAAACCGACCGGTCGGTTTGTGTCAAGTAGCGGTGCTGATATTGGGGCTGGAGCTATCGGCCAACCTCGAGCCGCGGTGGATAAGTCGCTCCTACCGGCGCCTAAATTCCTTCGTCGCAGAATGCCCACTCCTCGACACTTGGAAGGACAGAAATCAGGCCAATACAACCGCCTCGACAGCCCTTTCGGCAATCGAGGCGGCGGTGTATTCTAGCTCTCATTTCTCAGGACACACCTGTGCTTCAACTCTTATTCATACTCATTGTCTGTGCCGTATTTTCTACGGGCCTACTGTTTGTAACGGCCCTCGGTGCATTGGTCGGTCTCTTGAAGCCGTCCAGAGAGACGTGGTTGCTCCTTATTCCCTCGGGTGTAATGTTGATTTACATCTTGATCGGATATGTCGCTGCTACTGCCAAATGGAGCTGGCCTTCGGATGTCGACTGGCTGATTTTAGTATTCGCTGTCCTTCCCTTCTTGCTATCGTTTGCAGCAGCGACACTACTGTCGCCTGTCGTCCTCTATCTTTTGATCGTCGGTGAAATGAGCCGGCGTATGAGTAAACCTGCGCCCTGTCCCCCTCCCTTGTGACGCCCCTATCGCTCTGCTAGGGCGAAGGCTGCCGAGGGGCACCCCGATGTCGGGGTTGAGAAGAACCCTTAGAACCTGATCCGGCTCACACCGGCGGAGGGACGGCGGTCGGGCAGGAATGGTCCGTTCGTGCGTCCAGCAACATGCGGAGCGAGTGACCATGAACAAGCATACCCCCCAATCAGAATTCCAGACGCCGACCGTCACCACCGGCCCGCTGCCTGCCAGCCGCAAGGTCTATGTGGCGTCTGAGCTCTATCCCGATGTGGCCGCGCCGGTCCGCTATATCTCCGTCCACCCGACCGCGAATGAGCCTGACCTGCCGGTCTATGACCCGTCCGGTCCCTATACGGAAGAAGGGTTCGAGCCGGATGTGGAGAAGGGGCTTGAGCGCAAGCGCACGGCATGGGTGACCGAACGCGGCGGCGTTGAGGATTACGAAGGCCGCGATATCAAGCCCGAGGATAATGGCAATGCGACGGGCAAATACCTGGCGCGCCAGTTCCCGACCCATCACCGCCCCCTGCGCGGGACCGGCGATGCGCCGATCACCCAGCTTGAGTTTGCGCGCGCCGGCATCGTGACCAAGGAAATGGAATATGTCGCCATCCGCGAGAATATGGGGCGCAAGGCCGCGCTCGACAGCGCGCGGGCGACAATCGACGATGGCGAGAGCTTTGGCGCGGAGCTGCCCGAATTCGTGACCGGCGAGTTTGTGCGGGACGAGATTGCCCGTGGCCGTGCCGTCATCCCCGTCAACATCAACCACCCCGAAGCCGAGCCGATGATCATTGGCCGGAACTTCCTGGTCAAGATCAACGCCAACATCGGCAACTCCGCCGTGACCTCATCCGTGGAGGAGGAAGTGGACAAGATGGTCTGGTCCACCCGCTGGGGTGCCGACACCGTCATGGACCTGTCCACCGGCCGCAACATCCACAACACCCGCGAATGGATCATCCGCAATTCCCCTGTCCCCATCGGCACGGTGCCGATCTATCAGGCGCTGGAAAAAGTGAACGGCGTGGCCGAGGATCTGACATGGGAGGTCTATCGCGACACGCTCATCGAACAGTGTGAGCAGGGGGTGGACTATTTCACCGTCCACGCCGGTGTGCGCCTGCCGTTCATTCACCTGACGGCCAGCCGGGTCACGGGCATCGTTTCCCGTGGCGGGTCGATCATGGCCAAATGGTGTCTCGCCCATCACAAGGAGAGCTTCCTCTATACGAATTTCGAGGAAATCTGCGAAATCATGCGTCGCTATGACGTGACCTTCAGCTTGGGCGATGGCCTGCGCCCCGGCTCCACCGCCGATGCCAATGACCGCGCACAGTTTGCGGAGCTGGAAACGCTGGGTGAGCTGACAAAGATCGCGTGGAAGCACGGCGTACAGGTCATGATCGAGGGGCCGGGCCATGTCGCCATGCACAAGATCAAGGCGAACATGGACAAGCAGCTCAAGGTCTGTGGTGAGGCACCGTTCTATACCCTCGGCCCTCTCACGACGGACATTGCGCCGGGCTATGACCACATCACCTCGGGCATTGGCGCGGCGATGATCGGCTGGTTCGGCACCGCCATGCTCTGCTATGTGACGCCTAAGGAGCATCTGGGCCTGCCCAACCGTGACGATGTGAAGGTCGGGGTCATCACCTACAAGCTGGCCGCCCATGCGGCGGACCTTGCCAAGGGCCACCCCGCCGCGCGGATGCGGGATGATGCGCTCAGCCGCGCGCGGTTCGAATTCCGGTGGGAGGATCAGTTCAACCTCGGCCTCGACCCCGAAACCGCTCGCGACTTCCACGATGAAACCCTGCCGAAGGAGGCGCACAAGACAGCGCATTTCTGCTCCATGTGCGGACCGAAATTCTGTTCCATGAAGATCACCCAGGACGTGCGCGACTATGCCGATGGCCTGTCCGACAATGAAAAGGCGGACCTTGAGGCGGCAACGCAGGAAGTGGCCCTGGCCAATATGCCCGACGGTCCCGATGTCGCCGAGGAGGGGATGAAGGACATGTCCAAGCTGTATAAAAAGATGGGCTCGAAGCTGTATCTGGATCAGGAGTAGGGGTGATCAGCACGGGTGCCATTTCTGGTAATGCGATTTCCTCTCAAGGTGAGGTCGCAGGCCTAATTCCGTCCAACATCGATGAGAGCGACTTCAAGAGTCGCTTTCAAAAGATTTTAGATGAAGCTCAGTCTCTGCGCGCGAAAGTCATAATGGGACACATCCTCATTGAGGATGAGATGCTCTTAGCCTGCAGGAGTCGAATCCCTCCGTACATTGATCTGAAGGGATGGAAATACCCCAACATATTGACTTTGTTCGTTGCCCTTTACCGGCCAGACGACTGGTGGTCGGAGACCGATGAGGAGGGGCGCGGGCGTTTCGTTAGGTTTCACACCGCGGCATATGAATATAACAGGGTAAGAAACGAGCTTGCGCACAGATTCGATGGGCGACACAAAAATATACAGAATGGCCTCGATAAATTGATAGGTTGGCAATTTTCGAAGACTGACAAAGCTCAACGTCTGCAAACTAGGGTAGAAGTGCCTTTAAAGGCATCTATGACAGATGGCGATAAAATAGGTGTATTTGTATACAGTCTTGCATCTAGGATCAGAGGTTTTAAGCAAGGGTAATTTCAGTTCTTGTCACCCCGGCAAGCCCGAAGGGCGCATGCCGGGGTCCATCACTCAATCTCTCCGCCTACGGAGTGTCTGTTGCTGGGTGATGGACCCCGGGACGCTTGGCGCCCGGGGTGACGAGAGGGAGGCTAAACGCGGCTGTTAGACAGAGACAACGTCTTCTTACCGCGACACGATCTTGTTGAAGGTGCTGTTGTCGTTATCCGGCTGGTAGAGGAGGGCGAGCTTGTTCTCGTCAAAGATGGCGAACCATTCGTCCCAGGAACATTGCTCCAGCCCCTCATTGTCCCGGCCAAAATCAAGACGAAGAATACCTTCGCCCATTTCGCCGCCGGTCTCCTCCACCTTGGCGGGGACGGCGTCGTGGCGCTCGGCCCATTGGCGGATATCGGTATGGCTGGTCGTGGTCATGCTGTCGCTCATGGCGGATCTCCTTCTTGGCTATCAATGGGGAACGGGTGAAGCGCCTGTCCCGTTCCCTGCGACAAGGGCAACCGGGAACGAGTGTCAGAGGGCGGCGTTGCTGTGGTGTCTGAAAGCGCCAACGGAGAGACGCATGTCCAGCATATTTACCCGACTAGGCGCCATGTTTTCCCATGTCGTGACGCCCAAGGCCGCCCGTGAGGAGAACGAAAGCCCTGCCTACACCGTCGTTCTGAACGATGGTGAGTTTGAGGTGCGCGATTATCCCGCCATGCTTGTGGCCGAGGTCACCTGCGAGGGCGAGCGCGGAAGCGCCGAGACCGACGGCTTCAAGAAGTTGTTCGCCTTCATTGAGGGCAAACAGCGGGAGGGGGGAGAAATCAGCATGACGACTCCCGTCTTCCATCTGCCGCACTACGCCTCGATCACAGAGCCGGCGCTTGATCGCCGGGGGCGCACGACCGTGCGGTTCATGATGCCCTCGCATTTCACACGCAATACGCTGCCCAAGCCGGAAAGTGACGACATTCGCATTGTCGAAATTGCGCCCGCGCGGATGGCGTCGCATCAATTCACCGGTGTTGCGGACGACGAAACGGTCGCGAAAAAGACAGCCGCCTTGCATGCCTGGCTGAAGGGGCAGGGCCTGACCGACGCCGGTCAGGTGCAGTTCGCGATTTATGATCCGCCGTTCACGCCGCCTCCGGCCCGCCGCAACGAGATTCTCGTGCCCTTGGTCGCTTGACCTGCAGCGGCCTGATGGCAACTCTGCCGGAATGGATATCGGTCAACAGCTCGGCAGCGAAATTGTCGCCTCTCAATTTCTGGGTCAGGGGACGTCAGGGGCAGGAACGGTCCTGACCCGCCACGATCTGGCCGACGGTCGCAGCGTCGTGACCAAGGAAGATGGGACCGGCGGTCTGGAGCCAGAAGCGCACATGCTGCGATATCTGGCTGATAAATCGTCTCTGCCCGTGCCTCACCTCTGGTATGCCGACGATCATGTCATCGTCATGGATTACCTGCCCGGCGGCGAGGGCGTGTCGGGGAACAGCGACGTCGAAGTGGCGGACGCGATCGCCGCACTGCACAGCATCGGCACAGACAATTACGGATTTGACCGCGATACGCTGATCGGTCCCCTGCAGCAGCCAAATGAATGGACATCAGACTGGTGGACGTTTTTCGGCGAGCAACGATTGTCCTACATGGCCAATCTGTGCGTAGAAGCAGGACGAGCGGATATCAGGCTGGTCGCGCGGGTGGAAGAATTGGCGGCGCGACTGCCCGAGCTGCTTGACGCGCCCCGGCCACCGGGGCTCGTACACGGGGATCTATGGGGCGGAAATATTCTGTGTTCTGATGGACGACTGTCGGGTTTTATCGATCCGGCCATCTGCTTTGCCGATCCCGAAATGGATCTTGCCTACGGCACGCTTTTCGGCACATTGGGACCACAGTTTTTTGAGCGCTACGCTGATCATCATCCGCTGTCCGCTGATTTTTGGGCGGCGCGCCGCGATATCTATAATCTCTGGCCGCTGCTGGTCCATGTTCGATTGTTCGGCGGACATTACCTTGGTGAAGTAACGGCCATTCTCAGACGTTATGGTGCGCACTGATGTTGATCGAAGTGCACAAGGGGACAGCGATAGAGCGTCTCATTCCCGATCTTTCTGCGCTTCGCGTGCAGGTCTTTGCGGAATGGCCCTACCTTTATGAAGGGAGTGCGGCGCAGGAGGAAAAATATCTCCATGGCTTTGCCCAGGCGACGGATGCGGTCCTTGTGACCGCTTCCATTAGTGACAGGATTGTTGGTGCGGCAACCGGCTGTGCGTTCACAGAGCATACCGATGCCAGGAAGGCGGATCTGTCCCATGCGCCATTTGCGCCGACCAAGACATTTTATTGTGCTGAGAGCGTCCTCTTGCCTGATTGGCGCGGCCATGGCGTTGGACATGCGTTTTTCGATGCTCGTGAAGATCACGCCAAGGCGTGCGGCTATCATTCGTCAGTGTTCTGTGCGGTGGAGCGGCCTTCAGATCATCCGCTCAAACCGGCAGGCGCAAGAGCGTTGGCGCC
This genomic stretch from Parvularcula sp. LCG005 harbors:
- a CDS encoding TetR/AcrR family transcriptional regulator; protein product: MSTTERPADAATRLTDAALTLFRQQGYAATSVNELCTAAGVSKGAFFHHFPNKDALAIAAARAWATGTGAMFAAADYHDLSNAADRVLAYLDLRIALLDGPLPEITCYAGTMVQEIYEGSTDIRDACAEAIFGHASTLEDDIAAALNDAGNSEIDAAGLSRHLQAVLQGGFILSKAKGDSTPAKESVEHLKRYLDFLFTPQRQERRK
- a CDS encoding fructosamine kinase family protein gives rise to the protein MDIGQQLGSEIVASQFLGQGTSGAGTVLTRHDLADGRSVVTKEDGTGGLEPEAHMLRYLADKSSLPVPHLWYADDHVIVMDYLPGGEGVSGNSDVEVADAIAALHSIGTDNYGFDRDTLIGPLQQPNEWTSDWWTFFGEQRLSYMANLCVEAGRADIRLVARVEELAARLPELLDAPRPPGLVHGDLWGGNILCSDGRLSGFIDPAICFADPEMDLAYGTLFGTLGPQFFERYADHHPLSADFWAARRDIYNLWPLLVHVRLFGGHYLGEVTAILRRYGAH
- a CDS encoding heme-binding protein, with protein sequence MSSIFTRLGAMFSHVVTPKAAREENESPAYTVVLNDGEFEVRDYPAMLVAEVTCEGERGSAETDGFKKLFAFIEGKQREGGEISMTTPVFHLPHYASITEPALDRRGRTTVRFMMPSHFTRNTLPKPESDDIRIVEIAPARMASHQFTGVADDETVAKKTAALHAWLKGQGLTDAGQVQFAIYDPPFTPPPARRNEILVPLVA
- a CDS encoding GNAT family N-acetyltransferase — its product is MLIEVHKGTAIERLIPDLSALRVQVFAEWPYLYEGSAAQEEKYLHGFAQATDAVLVTASISDRIVGAATGCAFTEHTDARKADLSHAPFAPTKTFYCAESVLLPDWRGHGVGHAFFDAREDHAKACGYHSSVFCAVERPSDHPLKPAGARALAPFWEGRGYRRLDGVTTTMDWRDRGDLAETVKTLTFWGRHLNT
- the thiC gene encoding phosphomethylpyrimidine synthase ThiC; protein product: MNKHTPQSEFQTPTVTTGPLPASRKVYVASELYPDVAAPVRYISVHPTANEPDLPVYDPSGPYTEEGFEPDVEKGLERKRTAWVTERGGVEDYEGRDIKPEDNGNATGKYLARQFPTHHRPLRGTGDAPITQLEFARAGIVTKEMEYVAIRENMGRKAALDSARATIDDGESFGAELPEFVTGEFVRDEIARGRAVIPVNINHPEAEPMIIGRNFLVKINANIGNSAVTSSVEEEVDKMVWSTRWGADTVMDLSTGRNIHNTREWIIRNSPVPIGTVPIYQALEKVNGVAEDLTWEVYRDTLIEQCEQGVDYFTVHAGVRLPFIHLTASRVTGIVSRGGSIMAKWCLAHHKESFLYTNFEEICEIMRRYDVTFSLGDGLRPGSTADANDRAQFAELETLGELTKIAWKHGVQVMIEGPGHVAMHKIKANMDKQLKVCGEAPFYTLGPLTTDIAPGYDHITSGIGAAMIGWFGTAMLCYVTPKEHLGLPNRDDVKVGVITYKLAAHAADLAKGHPAARMRDDALSRARFEFRWEDQFNLGLDPETARDFHDETLPKEAHKTAHFCSMCGPKFCSMKITQDVRDYADGLSDNEKADLEAATQEVALANMPDGPDVAEEGMKDMSKLYKKMGSKLYLDQE